The Bos taurus isolate L1 Dominette 01449 registration number 42190680 breed Hereford chromosome 18, ARS-UCD2.0, whole genome shotgun sequence nucleotide sequence ATGACACATTGTAAAAACAATACTGTTGTTGTGGTTATTATATGTGTCCTTCAAGATCCCTTCcagtgtcacctcctccaggaagccttccggGTGAGTCCAGATAGGATCCGTTGCTCAAATTTCcccagaatattttatttagttttttctttaaacctcagCAAAACATGTCCCAATTATTATACTCTGTATTCTACACCCCACACCAAGGATCAGAATATTATAGTCGTGATAATTATAGTGTTTCTCTCTCTGGCTGTAAACAGGCTGGCCTGGCCAGTCATAACCACTGGATTAAGCCTAAAAGCAGAGCTTGTTTCATTCACTCAAATATGCCCAACACGTCCTCTGGAGCCAGGAACAGGGAGACTTCTCAGGCAATATTGGTGGACCCAATAACCGAACCATTTGGTCCCCTCCCTCTCAACTTGGAATGTGCGTAAACCCAGGGTATGCAATGGTGCCCCAAGGATTCATAAATTCATGCAAAAACAAGTTTTTTGCCAGGAGTTTGTTAGAAATATCTTTATTACAAGTCTCTTTTTCCCTCAGtcttattgaaaaataattgacatacatcactgtataaattttggacttcccttgtggcaaGGGGTTCTTTCCCTGAGATTCTTTCCCTcatatggcaaagaatctgcctccaattgggagacctgggtttgatccccgggttgggaagaccccctggaggatggcatggcaacccactccagtattcttgcctggagaatcccatggacagaggagcctggtgggctacagtctacagggtcacaaagagtcggatacgactgagtgactgacacacactgaataagtttaaggtgtacagcatatgGGTTTGACTTACctgtattgtgaaatgattaccacagtaattTCAGCCACTATCCACCTTgtctcaataaaaagaaaagaaggaaaagaaaaagaaaaaaaaattctctccttGTGTTGAGAACACTTagaatacttctttttaaaaaaaaaattatttaattatttggctgcattgagtcttagttgGGGCCGGCAGGATCGTCGTTGCAAATGAGAGATCTTCactgtgacatgcaggatctttttagttGAACACACTTGTTcctggacttcctggtggcccagtggttaagactctgtgttccggTGGCACCCAGCATAAGTTCAATCCCCAGTCCgggaagatcgcacatgccacTGTGGTccaggaggggcggggcggggggcagatATTTTTGTTCTTCTTGATTCATGTTTTGTACAAGAAAAAGTAAGAGCCCACATTCTTCCACCAAATTttccatttatccatttatttatagCCACATAGATTCGTGGATCCCTATTTTATTCAAGGGACTATGATCTGTTGCCCTCGTTTATAACCTTGATGCTCAAAACATGCAGATTTGACCCGTAGGAGCCCTGTGGGAGTGCTTCAAGCTGGCTCTGTGCCCTTCCAcctgttttcatcatttttttagtatttccttACTTTCTGACCCCCAAATGTTACAAGATCATCTTGTATATTCCCTGTCCCACGACTCCTTGAAGCAGTCATTTTCTCAAGGGAGAAAAGAGTGTACTTCTGAAGGCAGGTGGCTGACCCCCTCATCCCTGAATGAGCCCCTCGGACTCTGATTTCTAAGTGACTGGGCAGAAAGAACGGCAGAGGCAATGCTCTGACGGTTGCCATGGAGACTGCTAGGCCTCGGAGCAGGAGGCGGTGACGTCACTGCGGGAGCTAGTGCAGCGAGCGGCCGCATTCATGTCTCGGCCAGGCCACAGGGAGGTGAGGGCAGCCTTTGGGCCAGTGGCAAAGCATGAGCCTTCCTGCCTGCTGGACACCCACCCACGATACCCCAGTGGCAGCAGCCCCGGAACGTTCAGCAGTTCCAGATCTGCTAGGAGTGCCAGAGCCTACAAGACCTTTGAAGACCACCGCCAAGAACGAGGGAGCAGCATCTTCAGACCCTCCATGGTGCAGCCTGGCCTAGGACTCAGGATCCCCCAGACCGCTGGCAGACACCCACCCCCTGCTTCATACTGTTTAAGTCCCTAAGGAATTCCCAAGCACCTCCTCGGAGGAAGATTATAGAAGGCTGGACACCTGCAGCCCTGTGGGCCGGGCCAAGGGCATCTTTGACCAAAGTGGACAAACTGGGCCCTCTGAGGCCTCTCCCTTCACCTTTGAGCATGGCATCATGGATAATTTTTTGATCCCCGAGGCAGCTCAGGTGTGCACCAGCAGACTTGGAGAGCTGGGCAAGATGCTGTTTGGGGGCAAGGACATTGCACTGTTGCAGCATGGGTGCCAGGCCCTTGAGGTGAACAGTTACAAGTTCCTGATGATCCGAGGTATCCCGGAAGACTGCAATCATGAGAAGTTTGAAGAGATCAtaagccccctgcccccaccctaaAACTTTGAAGTGGCTGGAAAGGCCTTTGTGGCAGCCACCTTTAGGCTGGCTGAGGGCATCAATTACGCCGTGATCCCCGGGGAAATCAAGAGCAACGGCAGAACGTGGAGCTTGGTCTACATGCCTCGGAAGCAGTTCCTGACCAAGCCGACCCTCTTCCTGCAGAGCGAGGCGGGGACGGTAGAGGATGTGTCCGGGATCCTGAGACAGGAACTGCGTCCAACAGTGATGGGCCCCAAAGAGCTTCCTGCCAGGAAGTGCTATGTGTAGGGGCCAGGGAAGAAGCCGGGGGCTGGGACCACCAACTGAGTGGTCGAAGTGCCACCTCTGGACTCCCCAGAGAAGGAGAGCAAGGCTGGAGATGGCAAGAAAGGCAAGGGGAAGCACAAGAAAAATCGACAGCACCACGCATCTGACAAGGAGTGGTGAGGTGACCTCGGGTGGGCGTTGGGGGCGGCTGAGTGAGGTTGGGTGTCAGCTGAGTGGGTGCAGGTAGCGACTTGGgaaggttgctgctaagtcacttcagtcgtgtccaactctgtgcgaccccagagacagcagcccaccaggctcccccatccccgggattctccaggcaagaacactggagtgggttgccatttccttctccaatgcatgaaagtgagaaatgaaagtgaagtcgctcagtcgtgtccgactcctagcgaccccatggactgcaacctaccaggcccctacgtccatgggactttccaggcaagagcactggagtggggtgccatcgccttctccgagcgACTTGGGAAGGTGGGTACCCTCTAAGTAAATTTGGGGAATGTGAGTAGTGTGGATGATGCGGTGAGGATGGGTAACATTCAAGAGAGTGGGTAACTTTTGAGTAAGAATGGGTAGCATCTGACTAGTGTGAGTGAAGATGGGTATTTTTATCTGAGTGAACTAGTGGGTGACATCTGAGTGGGTGCGGTTAACATCTAGCTGAGTGGGGATCACtggtccattcattcattcactctacAGGTGTGTATGGCACACCTACCATGCCCCAGGAACTGTTCCAGGAGCTGGGGATACAGAACTGAGCGTACCCAACACAAGGTTCTACCTTCACACCCCTCCTAGTGAGTGGTTAATGTTTGAGTTACTTGGGAACATCTGAGTGGGTGTGGGTACCATGCGAACAGATGTGGATAGTATCTGGTTGAGTATGAATCATTCATTAACTCAACAAATGTTTCCGACACCTAcggtgttgttattgttcagtctctaagtcatgtcagactctttgcaaccccctggacggcagtacacgaggcttccctgtcctttgctatctcccagagtttgcttaaactcatgtccattgagtcggtgatgccatccaaccatctcatcctctgtcgtccccttctcctcctgccctcaatccttcccagcatcagggtcttttctagtgagtcgactcttcgcatcaggtggccaaagtattggagcttcagcttcagcatcagtccttccaatggatattcagggttgatttcctttaggattgactggtttgaaattcttgctgtccaatggactctcaagtcttctccagcactgcagtttgaaagcatcaccaGGCACTATTCCAGGCATTGTGGATACATCAGGGAACAAAAGAGACCCAAACCTTGCCCTCACAGCATGCATATTAAATATTTGAGTACATGTGGGTAACGTCTGAGTTGTTTGAATAGTTAAATACATATGAGTGAGCATGGGTCCTTTGAGTGTGTGGGTAGCATCTCGAGTATGAGTGAGTACATAAACTCGAATAGGTAATATTTGAGTAGTTGTACCcaatatttggggcttccctggtggctcagaaggtaaagaatctgcctgcaaatgtaggagacctgagttcattccctgggtctgaaagatctggaaaagggaatagctgtGGGAGTGATACCTGAATACGCATGTGGGTATTATTTGAGTGGGGTGAGGGTAACTTCTGAGTGAGGATGAGTCCCAAAGAGTGTAACAACCCGGAGATGCCCGGGTACCAGCTGCGCAGTCGCAGTTGGAGCCTAGCTGCTGATCAGAGGGTTGCTATGGAGACTGTGGGCTGCTTCTGGCGCCTGCGTAAACAGGTGTTTTCAAGAAGTGGAAGAGGAAATAGGGTCCGGAATTCCAGGGTTTTGCACAACTTTTACCAGAGTTGAGGAATAGCCAAGCAGGAAGAATGTTTTAGAGAGATTCGTGCTCGAGAGCAAGGCCACAATCCCCTTTGCCATTCATAGCGGCAGGAGACTAACCCTCTTGCTGGGTGGGTATTGTGGAGAGGAGGCCCAGACCCCTTCAGCTTTGGGCTCTTCTGGAAATCTGCCCATTGCAAAGTCTACagccatttttttgttttgttttgtcttttataaggactgagcttctctgatagctcagttggtgaagagtccacctgcaatgcgggagacctgggttagaatccgcctgccagtgcaggagacacaggttccatccctggtccgggaagatcccgcgTGCCATGCAGAGCAGCTGGGTGGGCCTGTGTGCTCTGGGCCAGAGTATTGAgcgagcctgcgctctagagcccaggacctgcaactgctgagcctgtgtgccacaactactgaagtctgagtgccctagagcccacgctccacagcaagagaagccaccataatgagaagcccgcacactgcagctagagagtagcccccctctctacaactagaggaaagcccacacagcaacgaaggctccgcacagccacaaataattttttaaatgcaatttaCAGACTCAGATCCTTATCTGCCAAACTGTAATAGTGGAGACggcccccctcccctgccactcAATGTATTATGATGGTGGGTGTCAGTCATGTCTGTGAATTCCAGCATCCAATCCCCTTTCTTATTTCTGCAAGGCTACCTCCATGTTGCCCCCCTCCCAGAGCCAGGAGGTGGAAGTCCTTTCCCCATGCCCCGACCTTGGCAGCCAGGATGCAGGCAAGCCACCCACCCTCAGGCAGTCAGAAACTCCTGTTAAGACCTTGCATTTGCAGCAGCTGTCAAGACAGAGGAAGTTTCAGAGTTCATCCTTTGATATGATCTAAAGCCTGCAAGACTCTGATTTCTGTCCGTTCCGCAAGCTGGCTGTCTACCATCAGCCTCGGAAGCATTTGTTTTGGGCAATGGTTGGGATAAAGCCATTCCTGCCATCCTCACAGGTATATTTGAACAACTTGCAAGAGCGTCCATGGTCTAAAAGTTTGTAGCTCTCTACTGatctttgttgctcagtcgtgtcagactctttgccaccccatggactgtgacccattcctctgtccatgggattctccaggccagaatactggagtaggttgccattgccttctctaggcgatcttcctgactcaggaactgaacccaagtctcctgcattgcaggcagattctttactatctgagccaccaaggaatcacctagtcaatggacatgagtttgagcaaactcctggagacggtgaaggacaggaaagcctgacatgctgcagcccatagcgttgcaaagagtccgacaagacttgattgaacaacaacaattgatcTTTGTATTCCTTGTAAATTGCCAACCTGTGCATACTCACTCACAGCATATTGTACTATTTTGTCTCTTGCTCCCTCAGAGTTTACAGAATAAAGGCTGCACAACCCTCAGGCACGTTCATTTGTGGCGTATGTTATTCTCCCATCAAGACACATTCATTGTACAGCAACAAAGGCCAGTGTGACATTTCTTCTCATCATATTGCTGTATTAAGACTGCATTTGTGCTTCTTGTGGCCTTGCGGTGTTTCCCAGACAACATTCATGTTTGTAGACACAACATGAATGATTGTTCAAGGCTGCTCATAAAACCCCAAACTCCTACCACTTCTCTTTCGAGTTTCTCTAGACCAATTGAAGAGTATCCTGAGATTGTAATGCAAACTGTTGCATAAAACAGTTGCCACTTGAAGCTACTTATCAGTGTGGGTCCAGACACGGCTGACACACTGCAGACCCTAAGTAAACTGGATGTGCTAGCTGATGGAAGGTTGCAACTGGCCTCTGTAAACCCCTGTTTTGAAAACGTGGGTTCAATTAAAAATCACTGTTCTTTGTAGTTGATGCTATATCATACAAATATGAACTTATAAAataaatggcttcccaggtggctcagtggtaaagaatctgcctgcctgtgcaggagacaaaagagacgtgggtccctgggtcgggaagatcccctggagaagaaaatggcaacccactccagtattcttgcctgggggaaatcccatggacagaggagcctagtgggctacagtccatggggttacagtcaggcatgacttagagactgagaaTGAACATCAAGTGCAATCATTGCCCATTCTTCGATGTGTTGGGGGGATCCAAGGTAGATTTAGTTTGGAGAAGCAATCTGACTGCTAAAAAAAGTGCTTTGAAAACCGCTTCTGTGGGGTGCCCGAAGTTTTCCAGGGCTGCAttgtttttatcttaaaaataatgttttatttatttctggctgtgctgagtcctcgttgctgtgcgggcttttccctagcaggggctgctctctagttgcggtgtgttggcttctcattgtggagcttctcttgttgcggagcacaggccgtacggcacgtgggctcagcagtttcaGCTCCTGGGACCTACAGCACAGGCTCTACAGTTGTGGTGCGGGCGCTTAGCTGCTCCTGGGATGTGGAACCTtgccggaccagggatcgaacctgtgtctcctgcattggcaggtggattctttaccactgagcctccaaggAAGCCCCCACACTGTTTTTGAAAAGGGGTGTTATCAGATCTCATGGGCAACAGAACACAAAACACACAGCTTTCTCCTGTCTCACGGGCTTCCAGTGGCTGAtgggaaaggtgaaaaagtttcTCTTGAATAAAAACAGTAACAGCTATCCTGTGTTGCAGGCACTGGGCAGTCCTTCATCCTCACTAATTCACTGTATCCTCCCATCCCATGAGCTATGGGACTTACAGGTCCATATCTCCTGATCCAAAACCTTGGCACAACACAGATAAATATCTCTGCAAGTGCATAGTGGAGCTAACTCTGAAATTCCTCTAACTGGTTTCCTCACTAGGCTGCCTGCCAGTTAAAGGAGCATGTCTGGTGTGTGGAGGTTTGGAGGTGAGGAGGAGTGTTGAACAGATGGCCTCAGTTCAAGTCCTGGCTCCTCCACTTCGCAGAGCGTGAGCCTGGGCAAGCCACTTAACCCCCGGTGACTCGgcttgcttatctgtaaaatggggataatagtaacCTATTTCACCAGGTTTATGGGAGGAGTAAATTTGTTCAGATGTGTAAATGATTTAGCAGTGACCCACAGGGGGAAGCTGTTCAGTGTGGGCCACTGGGATCCTGGGCCCAGTGTCAACTGGCGTTTTGCGTTGACAAAGAACACGTCAAGCTGGTGTTAGATCTCCGGTTCCGGAACTTGACAAATATGTACCAAGCTCCTTCAGGAGACAATATGTTCTCTGTGTGCTGACAAAAGGCTGCTTTGGAATGTGGGATGCCAAGGGGCAGGTTGGTGAATCCACCAAGGTTCTGACCTTCAAGAGATAGTACCCAACTGTGGCTGGCATCAACAGAGCACACAACAGAGGGAGAGGCAAAGGATTTGGAGCTACACAGGCCTGGGTTCAACTCTTGACTCTGCCCCCTGTTTAGCTATGTGCCTCCAGGGAGCTGACTTCActgctctggcctcagtttcttcatctgtgaagtggggctATTGGTACCCATGCtacagattctttgcaaccagaGATTATACAACCTGCAGTGAAAAACAGAGGCTCTGAAATAGTCATAGCAGCTTTAATCATaaaccctggagtaggaaatggccacccactccagtatgcctgcctggagaatctcatggacagaggagcctggtgggctacagtcttccagggggtcacaaagagtcagacacaactgagagactaacacactttAATCATAAAACTGCTAGGACCCAGATCTCCATTGCCAATGAACAGATAAATTGTGGAGTAATCACACATactaacaaaaagaaatgaactacagACACACAGAGCAACACAAATGAATCTCAAAATCAcgatgttaagtgaaagaagccagacaaaaaggGCACGTGTTATATGAATCTTTTGATATAAAATTCTAGCAAAAGCAGCACTTGAAGGACACAAATCAGATCAGTGGTCGGGGGGTAGGCAAAAGGGGACTGCCAtaaaaagtgcaagtgaagtttTGGGGGTTCTATATATTTTTGGGGGGTTGGTTTTTTTTGGTTCTGTATCTTTATGGTGGTGATCATGAGTAAAACTTACACAggggacatttttaaaagaatatgttgTGTAAGATGTAAAGTATACTTTCAGTAAAGCTGACAATGAAATAAACAGTGGGGTGGTCTGGAGGTGGGCTGCATGAATAAAGTACTTCATTTCCATGCCTCAatttttcccatctgtgaaatgggttgaTGATAATAGTACCTGTTGCTGAGGGTGGTCATGAAGACTCAAAAAGATGTTGTCTGTAAGATCAAGTGGTCAGTAAGGGGGAGACAACTTTGCAAGAAAGTTCAATGAAAGATATACAAACACCAAAGGTTTAATTGACTCCTGAGAGAAGGGAGgtctaaccactggattgccctGGTATGAGGCTGGCAACCAGGGGCAGGCAGCAGACAGAAATTCTGCATGCCGGGACAGAaggcattttaaaacatttccaagGTTCCCATCACTGAAAACAGCCTGCTGGGGATCAGGACACAGCACAAGAATTCTTTCACTTCAGCAATAATTATTCTGCAGAGACAAGGTCAAGGAATAAAAGTTGAAGGTTTTAAGTTAAGTTTTCTCCATTGGAGTCTGAGGAATTAGTAGCTACACTAGGGGGTCTGGGTTCCtatcctgtggctgctgtaaaaAATGACCACAGACCAGCTGGCTCAGAACAACTGtgatttattctctcacagtcctgctagccagaagtccaaaatcaaggtatcTGCAAAGCTGTGCACTCTCCAGACACTCTACGAAGGAGGCTTCCTtacttccagcttctggtgatTCTAGGTGTTCCTGGGCTGGGGCCCCATCACTctggtctctgcctccatcttcacattgCCTCCTCTGATTCTGTACCtcttttctatgtctgcatcatcgtcctttgcttcttttttttttttttggctgtgctaggtattcattgctgtgcgcaggctttctctagctgcagcgaataggggctactctccagttgcggtgctcgggcttctcgttTCGATGGCTTCTCGTTTCCGAGCATGGCCtgtaggtgtgcaggcttcagtagccgTATGTAGTACATGGGCTCAGGAGTcctgatgcatgggcttagttgccccgtggcatgtggaatcttcctgggatcgaacccatgtcccctgcactggcaggcagattcttaaccactgaacctctAGGGAAGTCCTGCttctctcttataaggacattcCAGATCGCAGTTAGagtccacccagataatccatgGCAATCTCATCTCAAATCTTTActgacatctgcaaagaccctttttccaaataaagCAACATTTTCAAATTCCAGGGATTAGAGTGTAAAATCTTTGGGTAGATATTTTTCAACCTGAGaggcctccccacctccaccactcTAAAGGGCTTGTCTCCATTGCTAACATTGGACAAACCCTAATTTCCAGTCTGGCTTTTCGCTGGTACTGTGGTACTTCCAGTCGGTCAAGTTCCTATGGGGACATTCAGTTTCTCCTACCTCTGCCCAGCCCCACCAGCCATCACCTCTATCAGAGTCATTTgggaagactttaaaaaatagacattttaaatatatatatatatatatattatttatttgactgtgacaggtcttagttgcagcatgtgggatctagttccctaaccagggatcaaacacaggtcccctgcattgggaatgcaaagccagccactggaccaccagggaaatccctggagaGATTTTTTAATGCAGTACCCGACCCCCCACCTCAAGACCTTCTGATCCAATAGGTTAGACTCAGGAAACTGGGATTTCTAAAACTCTCCCCAGCGATTTGAGAATCACTACTTTAGagaaatacatgaatgaatgaatctttctttaaatatatggTTGCTGTAACAGCCAACTTTGCTTCTGTACTCACCAAAAGCCTTTAGATTTGGGATTagggagggtgggaggtgggagtgacCCGATTATGTGGGCAGAGTGTGGACCACAAGGCTACTTCCTGCTGTGTTTGTGGAAGACCTACTATGTGCTGTCAGTTAACCCAGTGGTATCTGGTTCAAAAGTGTGGATAATTTATATCCTATTCACTCTAGACAGGGATCTTATGTACATGCATTTAGGACAAATCTAGTGACTGTgccaagagtcccttggactgtgttCCCATGGGAACTGTggcaagagtcccttggacagcaaggagatcaaaccagtccatcctaaaggaaatcagtcctgaatattcgttggaaggactgatgctgaagctgagactacaatactttggccacctgatgcaaagaactgactcattggaaaagaccctgatgctgggaaagattgaaggtgggaggagaaggggatgacagaggatgagatggttggatggcatcactgactcaatggacatgagtttgagcaagctctgggaggtggtgatggacagggctgcagtccatggggtcgcaaagagtcagacacgactgagcgactgaactgaattgagtgaCTGTGCCAAGGTTACATATGTCACCTGGGAGAGAAGTCTTCAGAGATTGCCTGTCAACCTtgctcccacccccaaccctccaCAGGCAACAGGACAAATAAA carries:
- the PNMA8C gene encoding LOW QUALITY PROTEIN: paraneoplastic antigen-like protein 8C (The sequence of the model RefSeq protein was modified relative to this genomic sequence to represent the inferred CDS: substituted 3 bases at 3 genomic stop codons), producing the protein MDNFLIPEAAQVCTSRLGELGKMLFGGKDIALLQHGCQALEVNSYKFLMIRGIPEDCNHEKFEEIISPLPPPXNFEVAGKAFVAATFRLAEGINYAVIPGEIKSNGRTWSLVYMPRKQFLTKPTLFLQSEAGTVEDVSGILRQELRPTVMGPKELPARKCYVXGPGKKPGAGTTNXVVEVPPLDSPEKESKAGDGKKGKGKHKKNRQHHASDKEW